The following coding sequences are from one Nicotiana tabacum cultivar K326 chromosome 1, ASM71507v2, whole genome shotgun sequence window:
- the LOC107817982 gene encoding 3-ketoacyl-CoA synthase 1 — translation MANESIEMEKERLTAEMDFKDSSSVVIKIRRKLPDFLQSVKLKYVKLGYGYSCNPASLLLLVTVLPMVTLTLIQLTGLKLDRFSDIWTSPTLLVDTSTGLAGLIVLFFFLGIYYVKKPRPVYLVDFACYKPEDERKMSVDSFLKMTEENGAFTDETIVFQKRISERSGLGDETYFPRGITSNPPNLCMKEARAEAEAVMFGALDQLFAKTKVKPEEIGILIVNCSLFNPTPSLSSMIVNHYKLKTDIKSYNLGGMGCSAGLISIDLAKHLLKANPNTYAVVVSMENITLNWYFGNDRSMLLCNCIFRMGGAAMLLSNKSRDRTRSKYELVHTVRTHKGADDNSYNCVYQREDDKGVIGVSLARELMAVAGDALKTNITTLGPLVLPLSEQFRFFVTLVKRKMLKAKVKPYIPDFKLAFEHFCIHAGGRAVLDEIQNNLNLSDWHMEPSRMTLHRFGNTSSSSLWYELAYSEAKGRVSKGDRIWQIAFGSGFKCNSAVWKSLREIDCNEVNRNGNPWADCIQRYPVKVALAKT, via the exons ATGGCGAATGAAAGTATAGAAATGGAAAAAGAGAGGCTAACAGCAGAGATGGATTTCAAAGATTCATCCTCAGTTGTTATCAAAATTCGGCGAAAATTGCCTGATTTTTTACAATCTGTAAAGCTTAAATATGTTAAGCTAGGGTATGGTTATTCATGCAACCCTGCTTCTCTTCTTCTCCTCGTTACCGTTTTGCCTATGGTTACCCTCACTCTTATTCAGCTCACCGGTCTAAAATTAGACCGGTTTTCTGATATATGGACAAGTCCAACTTTACTTGTTGACACTTCAACCGGTCTTGCCGGTTTAATAgtgctctttttctttttaggtaTTTACTATGTCAAGAAACCTAGACCGGTTTATTTGGTTGATTTTGCTTGTTACAAACCTGAAGATGAGCGAAAAATGTCCGTGGATTCGTTCTTGAAGATGACAGAAGAGAACGGCGCATTTACTGACGAGACTATAGTCTTTCAAAAAAGAATATCTGAACGTTCTGGTTTAGGTGACGAAACCTATTTTCCTAGAGGGATCACATCCAACCCACCAAACCTATGCATGAAAGAGGCACGAGCGGAGGCCGAGGCAGTCATGTTCGGTGCATTGGACCAACTTTTTGCCAAAACCAAAGTCAAGCCCGAGGAAATTGGAATTCTTATAGTGAATTGTAGCTTGTTTAATCCAACACCATCTCTCTCCTCAATGATTGTCAACCATTACAAGCTCAAAACTGATATCAAGAGTTACAACTTAGGTGGCATGGGCTGTAGTGCTGGTCTCATTTCAATTGACTTAGCCAAACATCTATTAAAAGCAAATCCAAACACATATGCAGTTGTTGTTAGCATGGAGAACATTACATTAAATTGGTATTTTGGAAATGATAGGTCAATGTTGCTATGCAATTGTATATTTCGTATGGGAGGTGCAGCTATGCTTTTGTCTAACAAGTCAAGAGATCGAACCCGGTCTAAGTACGAGCTGGTCCACACGGTTCGAACCCATAAAGGAGCTGATGACAATAGCTACAATTGTGTGTACCAAAGAGAAGATGACAAGGGAGTGATAGGTGTGTCATTGGCTCGTGAACTTATGGCAGTAGCTGGGGATGCTCTAAAAACAAACATCACCACGTTAGGCCCATTGGTGTTACCGCTTTCGGAGCAATTCAG GTTCTTCGTAACGTTGGTCAAGAGGAAGATGCTAAAAGCAAAAGTGAAGCCCTACATACCAGATTTCAAGCTAGCATTTGAGCATTTCTGCATACATGCAGGAGGGAGAGCAGTTTTAGATGAAATACAAAACAACCTAAACCTAAGTGATTGGCACATGGAACCATCAAGAATGACACTACACAGGTTTGGGAACACTTCAAGCAGCTCTTTATGGTATGAGTTAGCCTATTCAGAAGCAAAAGGAAGAGTGAGCAAAGGGGATAGAATTTGGCAAATAGCATTTGGTTCTGGTTTCAAATGTAACAGTGCTGTGTGGAAATCACTTAGAGAAATTGATTGTAATGAAGTCAATAGAAATGGTAACCCTTGGGCTGACTGCATTCAACGTTACCCTGTGAAAGTTGCCCTTGCCAAGACATAG